A window of Rubricoccus marinus contains these coding sequences:
- a CDS encoding sensor histidine kinase yields the protein MTTNLPRLPNSRWGRIGVLVAFWACFTLLIVGHAYVTLVYVVGMEYRIGYGVSGAVQGLTWILVTPLVIAMVARFPLAGRRWIRSIAVHFGTAAIVAAAVAVLVVVAISPFDMGPRIPTGWAAFPGTYTRVFLLFEIIWFAVAAAATAATATRIALAQERRAAEREAELRKREIRAARLRERTAQLEGQLSAAQLDALRMQLNPHFLFNTLHAVSTLMARDVDGARTMISNLSGLLRRVLDGTDAPEVPLDDELDLLGHYLEIERARFTDRLDVAMDVDDGMRSALVPTLILQPLVENAIKHGIAPRGEGGRVEIAAQRMNGHLVLHVCDDGPGLPPGGVKREGVGLRNTRDRLEKIYGDEARLTLSNRPEGGLDAEVRIPFTSA from the coding sequence ATGACTACCAACCTTCCACGCCTCCCAAACTCCAGGTGGGGGCGCATCGGCGTGCTGGTCGCCTTTTGGGCCTGCTTCACGCTCCTGATCGTCGGCCACGCGTACGTCACGCTCGTGTACGTCGTGGGGATGGAGTACCGCATCGGGTACGGCGTCTCCGGCGCGGTGCAGGGGCTGACGTGGATCTTGGTGACGCCGCTCGTGATCGCGATGGTGGCCCGCTTCCCCCTGGCTGGCCGGCGGTGGATCCGCAGCATCGCGGTGCACTTCGGGACCGCAGCAATCGTAGCGGCGGCCGTGGCCGTCCTGGTCGTCGTCGCGATTAGCCCGTTCGACATGGGCCCGCGCATTCCAACGGGGTGGGCGGCTTTCCCGGGGACGTACACCCGCGTGTTCCTCCTTTTCGAGATCATCTGGTTCGCCGTTGCTGCTGCGGCGACGGCCGCCACCGCGACCCGCATCGCGCTTGCGCAGGAGCGACGGGCCGCCGAGCGCGAGGCCGAGCTCCGCAAACGCGAGATTCGCGCGGCGCGCCTGCGCGAGCGCACGGCCCAGCTCGAAGGGCAGCTCTCCGCCGCACAGCTGGACGCGCTGCGGATGCAGCTCAACCCGCACTTCCTGTTCAACACCCTCCACGCCGTGAGCACGCTCATGGCGCGCGACGTGGACGGCGCCCGCACGATGATCTCGAACCTCTCGGGCCTCTTGCGCCGCGTCCTCGACGGGACGGACGCGCCGGAGGTCCCGCTGGACGACGAGCTGGACCTGCTGGGGCACTACCTGGAGATCGAGCGCGCGCGCTTTACCGACCGCCTGGACGTGGCCATGGACGTAGACGACGGCATGCGCAGCGCCCTCGTCCCGACGCTTATCCTCCAGCCACTCGTCGAGAACGCCATCAAGCACGGCATCGCGCCGCGTGGCGAAGGCGGACGGGTGGAAATCGCGGCGCAGCGCATGAACGGGCACCTCGTGCTCCACGTCTGCGACGACGGCCCCGGCCTGCCCCCCGGCGGCGTCAAGCGCGAGGGCGTCGGCTTGCGCAACACCCGCGACCGCCTGGAGAAGATCTACGGCGACGAGGCGCGGCTCACGCTGAGCAACCGCCCGGAAGGCGGCCTCGACGCCGAAGTCCGCATCCCCTTCACCTCCGCCTGA
- a CDS encoding metal-dependent hydrolase, protein MAGYKGHLTGAVVVTGLYLAGLAAVFAVDEAYRQFSEMEMVGWAAVLMGIGLMFGLWPDVDTNSKGQNIFYWLFFLTDVALIGGRHFREAAYLGLFCILPVIGKHRGWTHSKWAMLVVPAPLVLVPMLLFPDQEPLAGLPFYGAAVAGYFSHLLMDGLIVPLPWKKRRSGWSR, encoded by the coding sequence GTGGCAGGCTACAAAGGACACCTCACCGGCGCCGTTGTCGTAACCGGGCTCTACCTCGCGGGGCTCGCGGCGGTTTTTGCCGTGGACGAGGCGTACCGGCAGTTTTCGGAGATGGAGATGGTCGGGTGGGCGGCGGTGCTCATGGGGATCGGCCTCATGTTCGGCCTGTGGCCGGACGTGGACACCAACTCGAAAGGCCAGAACATCTTCTACTGGCTGTTTTTCCTGACCGACGTGGCGCTTATCGGCGGGCGGCACTTCCGCGAGGCTGCCTATCTGGGCCTTTTCTGCATCCTTCCGGTGATCGGCAAGCACCGCGGGTGGACGCATTCCAAATGGGCCATGCTCGTGGTCCCGGCGCCGCTCGTGCTCGTGCCGATGCTGCTCTTCCCCGATCAGGAGCCTCTGGCGGGGCTGCCGTTCTACGGCGCCGCCGTGGCGGGCTATTTCAGCCACCTGCTGATGGACGGCCTGATCGTTCCGCTGCCGTGGAAGAAACGCCGCTCGGGCTGGAGCCGCTAG
- a CDS encoding SRPBCC family protein, whose product MDSTHLFSTEMHLPLPRDEVFEFFADAKNLERITPPELRFSITKAPEAIARGALIEYRLRLFGIPFGWRTEIAAWEPPTMFVDRQVKGPYRVWHHTHTFLDEPSLDGTPGTRILDVVTYALPLWPFGEIALPVVRGQVRRIFAYRERAIREILLGA is encoded by the coding sequence ATGGACTCCACGCACCTCTTCTCCACCGAGATGCACCTCCCGCTTCCGCGGGACGAGGTCTTCGAGTTTTTCGCCGACGCGAAGAACCTGGAGCGCATCACGCCGCCAGAACTCCGGTTCTCCATCACGAAAGCGCCAGAGGCCATCGCGCGGGGAGCGCTCATCGAGTACCGGCTGCGTCTGTTTGGCATCCCCTTCGGGTGGCGCACCGAGATCGCGGCGTGGGAGCCGCCGACGATGTTCGTGGACCGGCAGGTAAAAGGCCCGTACCGGGTGTGGCACCACACCCACACGTTCCTGGACGAGCCTAGTCTGGACGGCACGCCTGGAACGCGCATCCTGGACGTGGTGACGTACGCGCTCCCGCTCTGGCCCTTTGGCGAAATTGCGCTCCCGGTGGTGCGCGGGCAGGTCCGGCGCATCTTTGCCTACCGAGAGCGCGCCATCCGCGAGATCCTGCTCGGCGCCTGA
- a CDS encoding LytR/AlgR family response regulator transcription factor produces the protein MSEMPPLRVFVADDEPLARERLRELLGTRGDAECVGEARNGREAVDRIRELRQNGTAPDLLLLDVEMPELDGLGTLNELDIEERPAVVFVTAYDRYALRAFDLHALDYLLKPFDDARFHNALDRARDAVRRGEAAALTQRLLALLRQDDGEAADVSRADPDGASGAKGENEDSEALLTRLAIRTGSRYHLVEVDEIDWIEGAGVYARLIVGDKAHLLRTPLAELERRLDPTRFVRIHRSTIVNLDRVREARGHAHGEYVLGLRDDTRLKVSRTYSDRIRAFLDGLS, from the coding sequence ATGTCCGAGATGCCCCCCCTTCGTGTTTTCGTCGCCGACGATGAGCCTCTGGCGCGCGAGCGCCTGCGCGAGCTTTTAGGCACGCGCGGAGACGCCGAGTGCGTCGGAGAGGCCCGGAACGGGCGCGAGGCCGTGGACAGGATCCGGGAGCTGCGCCAGAACGGGACGGCCCCCGACCTGCTCCTCTTGGACGTCGAGATGCCCGAGCTAGACGGGCTCGGCACCCTCAACGAACTGGACATCGAGGAGCGCCCCGCCGTCGTGTTCGTGACCGCTTACGACCGGTACGCGCTCCGCGCCTTCGACCTCCACGCGCTGGATTACCTCCTCAAGCCGTTCGACGACGCCCGTTTCCACAACGCCCTGGACCGCGCCCGCGATGCCGTCCGCCGCGGCGAAGCCGCCGCGCTTACCCAGCGGCTTCTCGCGCTCCTGCGCCAGGACGACGGCGAAGCGGCCGACGTCTCGCGCGCCGATCCCGATGGGGCCTCCGGCGCCAAGGGCGAGAACGAGGACAGCGAAGCCCTGCTCACGCGCCTCGCGATCCGCACGGGCAGCCGCTACCACCTGGTAGAGGTCGACGAGATCGACTGGATTGAGGGCGCGGGGGTGTACGCCCGGCTCATCGTGGGCGACAAGGCGCACCTGCTCCGGACGCCTCTAGCGGAGTTGGAGCGCCGCCTGGACCCGACCCGGTTCGTGCGCATCCACCGCTCCACGATCGTCAACCTGGACCGCGTGCGTGAGGCGCGCGGCCACGCCCACGGCGAGTACGTGCTCGGCCTGCGCGACGATACACGCCTCAAGGTCAGCCGCACCTACAGCGACCGCATCCGCGCCTTCCTAGACGGCCTCTCATAG
- a CDS encoding cation:proton antiporter, with translation MDLPVPQLPVTDPVLIVAITMGILLLGPLLFERFRIPGLVGLIALGAVAGPSMTGLLERDATFQLLGTLGLLYLMFIAGVTLDLGEFSRQRRRAIGFGLLSFAIPMALAFTVGTSVLGYSPLASALLGSIVGSHTLLALPLAGKLGISKNTSIVVATGATLVTDLASLLVLAIVQGMQSGEAGVGFWLKFEGLTLLWAVFVLWMLPRVARAFFRRVRREDDQAFAFLLAAVFLTAWLASLVGLAPIIGAFVAGIALNRMVPKQSPLMTRLRFVGDAILIPFFLVSVGLLVDVSVLGSPEVWGLALVFSGLVVVGKGSAALLGRPLFGFTREESLTVAGLTFPQAAATLAVTLIGFEIGLFSQTAVNAVVVLIVITCLLGPLLVRRFGAKLALAEAERPYEPARAPERILVPLANPETATELMELALLVRSDQSEEPVYPLTIARGGFDEASHVADAERVMERAVLHCTSADVPVSPTVRIDDNATAGILRAAREIRASEIIAGWSGAPSAGDRAFGGVLDSVLEGSRAMMVVARLVRPLAAAKRLVILIPPLAWREAGFARAVRVLSVLAAHKGMSVVVLAVESDREVLEVRLGQTRPELDADIQALGDWKDVMGAMDVLAEEGDVIALLNVRQGTVAWRPALTRLPRVLARRFDTLDLLTIYLSESEVAAQAAAAVDGVGDDDLYLPAENIHLGLEPAETEALLRRLFYGGFPDHPGLAARLAEHVARVHAESAPEIMPGVVFYHAHVADVDEPATFVGVCARGATLPDTGSPARVVLALLAPMDMAPEEYLRYLSVVAQMVRSEETVEALLDAETPEAARELLIDGLRADGV, from the coding sequence ATGGATCTCCCCGTGCCTCAGCTTCCCGTTACCGACCCCGTCCTCATCGTTGCGATCACGATGGGGATCCTGCTCCTGGGCCCGCTCCTGTTCGAGCGGTTCCGGATTCCAGGGCTTGTAGGCCTGATCGCGCTGGGCGCCGTGGCGGGCCCCAGCATGACCGGTCTCTTGGAGCGCGACGCCACGTTCCAACTCCTCGGCACGCTGGGGTTGCTCTACCTCATGTTCATTGCGGGCGTGACGCTGGACCTGGGCGAGTTCTCGCGCCAGAGGCGCCGGGCCATCGGCTTCGGGCTGCTCTCGTTCGCGATCCCCATGGCGCTCGCGTTCACCGTCGGCACGAGCGTTTTGGGCTACTCGCCTCTGGCGTCGGCGCTGTTGGGGAGCATTGTGGGGAGCCACACGCTGCTGGCGCTGCCTCTGGCGGGCAAGCTCGGGATCTCCAAAAACACCTCGATCGTGGTGGCAACGGGGGCAACGCTGGTGACGGACCTGGCCTCGCTGCTGGTTCTCGCGATCGTGCAGGGGATGCAAAGCGGGGAGGCTGGCGTGGGGTTCTGGCTGAAGTTTGAGGGGCTGACGCTCTTGTGGGCGGTGTTCGTGTTGTGGATGCTGCCGCGCGTCGCGCGGGCGTTTTTCCGCCGCGTGCGGCGCGAGGACGACCAGGCGTTCGCGTTTTTGCTCGCGGCCGTGTTCCTGACCGCGTGGCTGGCATCGCTCGTAGGGCTGGCGCCCATTATCGGCGCGTTCGTGGCGGGCATCGCGCTCAACCGGATGGTGCCCAAGCAGAGCCCGCTGATGACGCGGCTGCGGTTCGTGGGCGACGCCATCCTGATCCCGTTCTTCCTCGTCTCGGTGGGGCTGCTCGTGGACGTGAGCGTGCTGGGCTCGCCAGAGGTGTGGGGTCTGGCGCTCGTCTTCTCGGGCCTCGTCGTGGTGGGCAAGGGCAGCGCGGCGCTGCTGGGGCGCCCCCTGTTTGGCTTCACGCGGGAAGAGAGCTTGACCGTGGCGGGGCTCACGTTCCCGCAAGCGGCTGCGACGTTGGCCGTGACGCTGATCGGCTTCGAGATCGGCTTGTTCTCGCAGACCGCCGTCAACGCCGTCGTGGTGCTGATCGTGATCACATGCCTGTTGGGGCCGCTCCTCGTGCGGCGCTTCGGTGCGAAGCTGGCCCTCGCGGAAGCCGAGCGCCCCTACGAGCCCGCGCGCGCGCCCGAGCGCATCTTGGTGCCTCTGGCGAACCCGGAGACGGCGACCGAACTCATGGAACTGGCGCTACTCGTGCGCAGCGACCAGAGCGAGGAGCCCGTGTACCCGCTCACCATCGCCAGAGGCGGGTTCGACGAAGCGTCGCACGTGGCGGACGCGGAGCGCGTGATGGAGCGCGCGGTGCTGCACTGCACCTCGGCGGACGTGCCGGTCTCGCCAACGGTGCGCATCGACGACAACGCGACGGCGGGCATCTTGAGGGCCGCGCGTGAGATCCGCGCGTCGGAGATCATCGCGGGATGGTCCGGGGCGCCCTCGGCGGGGGACCGGGCGTTTGGCGGCGTGCTGGATAGCGTGCTGGAGGGCAGCCGCGCGATGATGGTGGTCGCGCGGCTCGTGCGGCCTCTGGCGGCGGCGAAGCGGCTGGTGATCCTGATCCCGCCGCTGGCGTGGCGCGAGGCCGGCTTTGCCCGTGCCGTCCGTGTGCTGAGCGTACTGGCCGCCCACAAGGGGATGAGCGTGGTGGTGCTCGCGGTGGAGAGCGACCGCGAGGTTCTGGAGGTGCGTCTGGGCCAGACGCGGCCCGAACTTGACGCCGACATCCAGGCGCTCGGGGACTGGAAGGACGTCATGGGCGCGATGGACGTGCTGGCCGAAGAGGGCGACGTGATCGCGCTGCTCAACGTGCGCCAGGGGACGGTCGCGTGGCGCCCGGCGCTGACGCGCCTGCCGCGCGTGTTGGCGCGGCGGTTCGACACGCTGGACCTGCTCACGATCTACCTCTCGGAGTCGGAGGTGGCGGCGCAAGCGGCCGCAGCGGTAGACGGGGTGGGCGACGACGATCTGTACCTGCCCGCCGAGAACATCCACCTGGGGCTGGAGCCTGCGGAGACGGAAGCGCTGCTGCGCCGGCTGTTCTATGGTGGCTTCCCAGACCACCCCGGGCTCGCCGCCCGCCTCGCGGAGCACGTCGCGCGGGTCCACGCGGAAAGCGCGCCGGAGATCATGCCGGGTGTCGTGTTCTACCACGCGCACGTGGCCGATGTGGACGAGCCCGCCACGTTTGTGGGCGTCTGCGCCAGAGGTGCCACCCTTCCAGACACAGGCAGCCCCGCTCGGGTCGTGCTCGCGCTCCTCGCGCCGATGGACATGGCGCCGGAGGAGTACCTCCGCTATCTCTCCGTCGTGGCACAAATGGTCCGCTCGGAGGAGACCGTTGAGGCGCTGCTCGACGCGGAGACGCCAGAGGCCGCACGCGAGCTGCTGATCGACGGGCTGCGGGCGGACGGGGTGTAG
- a CDS encoding TetR/AcrR family transcriptional regulator: protein MARPLSFDPDAALDAAMRTFWQHGYAGSSIQDLTEATGLSRSSLYNQWGDKLGLYIAALDRYRRRDGAVAFLPLLRSGEPLARIRAVFSALVEDAVEAPGRGCFMVGASAERGPDCSATRLRTRDALSALAGSFEAAIRSAQASGDISAEKDPVALSYGLAASVYGLRTLARSRVPREAMEQAASGALAALA, encoded by the coding sequence ATGGCACGTCCCCTCTCGTTCGACCCCGACGCGGCCCTGGACGCCGCGATGCGCACCTTCTGGCAGCACGGGTACGCGGGCTCCAGCATCCAGGACCTCACGGAGGCAACAGGCCTGAGCCGTTCCAGCCTGTACAACCAGTGGGGCGACAAACTCGGCCTCTACATCGCCGCCCTAGACCGCTACCGGCGCCGCGATGGGGCGGTGGCGTTTCTGCCGCTGCTGCGCTCCGGTGAGCCACTGGCGCGCATCCGTGCCGTGTTCAGCGCGCTGGTGGAGGACGCGGTGGAGGCCCCGGGCCGCGGCTGCTTTATGGTCGGTGCGAGCGCGGAGCGGGGGCCGGATTGCAGCGCGACGCGGCTCCGCACACGCGACGCGCTGAGCGCGCTCGCGGGGAGCTTCGAGGCCGCCATCCGCTCGGCCCAAGCCTCTGGCGACATCTCCGCCGAGAAAGACCCGGTGGCTCTGAGCTACGGCCTTGCGGCCTCGGTATACGGCCTCCGCACCCTGGCCCGCTCGCGGGTTCCACGCGAGGCCATGGAACAGGCAGCCTCTGGCGCGCTCGCCGCGCTCGCGTAG
- a CDS encoding trans-sulfuration enzyme family protein, with amino-acid sequence MSDLPDDLSPDSLAVHAGRGDLRALGVHALPLDLSTTYPFASLDGAVASLDAMMAGDDPTEGGPVYSRLHSPTVARFESGLAALEGTERAVAFSSGMAAITAAVLAAREASASGENGTGKNHVVGVKPIYGTTDKLLSSGTLGLEVTWTDASGVRDAVREDTCLVCVETPVNPTLELVDLEDIVRQASGVPVMCDSTFATPVLQRPAAHGVAMVVHSGTKFIGGHGDVLAGVVACSREWAAKLREVRILTGANLHPMAAYMLHRGLPTLPLRVRRSQETATDLAARLLAHEAVSNVYHPSVPGRDPHGLVGRQMDGPGPMLSFEVAGFVEADRLMRALRVITPAVSLGSTDTLIQHPAGLTQRVASGEGGAITPGLLRLAVGLEDAEDLWRDLLRGLDG; translated from the coding sequence ATGTCTGACCTGCCTGACGACCTCTCCCCCGATTCCCTCGCCGTCCACGCCGGACGCGGCGATCTCCGCGCCCTCGGCGTCCACGCGCTCCCGCTGGACCTCTCCACGACGTACCCGTTCGCCAGCTTGGACGGCGCCGTGGCCAGCCTGGATGCCATGATGGCGGGCGACGACCCGACAGAGGGCGGCCCGGTTTACTCCCGCCTCCACTCGCCGACGGTCGCGCGGTTCGAGAGCGGCCTCGCCGCGCTGGAGGGGACCGAGCGCGCGGTCGCGTTCTCCAGCGGTATGGCGGCGATCACCGCCGCGGTCCTGGCCGCGCGCGAGGCTTCGGCCTCTGGCGAGAACGGCACCGGCAAAAACCACGTGGTCGGCGTAAAGCCGATCTACGGCACGACGGACAAGCTGCTCTCTTCCGGCACGCTCGGCCTGGAGGTCACGTGGACCGACGCCAGCGGCGTGCGGGACGCCGTCCGCGAGGACACGTGCCTCGTGTGTGTGGAAACGCCCGTCAACCCGACGCTGGAACTGGTGGACCTGGAGGATATCGTACGGCAGGCCTCTGGCGTGCCCGTCATGTGCGATTCCACGTTCGCGACGCCGGTCTTGCAACGCCCTGCAGCGCACGGCGTCGCGATGGTGGTCCACAGCGGGACCAAGTTCATCGGCGGCCACGGCGATGTGCTCGCGGGCGTCGTGGCGTGCTCGCGGGAGTGGGCGGCAAAGCTGCGCGAGGTCCGCATCCTGACGGGCGCCAACCTCCACCCGATGGCGGCCTACATGCTCCACCGCGGTCTGCCCACGCTCCCGCTCCGCGTGCGTCGCTCGCAGGAGACTGCGACCGACCTGGCCGCACGGCTCCTGGCGCACGAGGCCGTCTCGAACGTGTACCACCCCAGCGTTCCTGGCCGAGACCCGCACGGGCTCGTCGGGCGCCAAATGGACGGTCCGGGGCCGATGCTCTCGTTCGAAGTCGCGGGCTTCGTAGAAGCCGACCGCCTCATGCGCGCGCTCCGCGTCATCACGCCCGCTGTCAGCCTGGGCTCCACGGACACCCTTATTCAGCATCCGGCGGGACTCACGCAGCGCGTGGCCTCTGGCGAAGGCGGCGCCATCACGCCCGGCCTCTTGCGCCTGGCGGTCGGGCTGGAAGACGCTGAGGACCTCTGGCGCGACCTGCTGAGAGGGCTGGACGGGTAG
- a CDS encoding MarR family winged helix-turn-helix transcriptional regulator — MKLADLIQQSSFASPAHEALLNVMATASWAQGEINAALAPHGVTHAQYNVLRILRGNHPNCYTCSDVGSRLLDRTPDVTRLLVRLEQRGLIHRQRAEHDRRVVEVRITDEGLALLDKLDDPIRETTERVSAHLDDSEHQKLSRLLETLRTDQE; from the coding sequence GTGAAGCTTGCCGACCTCATCCAGCAGTCCTCGTTCGCCTCGCCCGCTCATGAGGCGCTTCTCAACGTTATGGCGACCGCCTCGTGGGCTCAGGGCGAGATCAACGCGGCGCTGGCGCCGCACGGCGTGACGCACGCGCAGTACAACGTGCTGCGCATCCTCCGTGGCAACCACCCGAACTGCTACACCTGCTCCGATGTGGGCAGCCGTCTGCTGGACCGGACGCCAGACGTTACGCGCCTTCTCGTCCGATTGGAGCAGCGCGGCCTGATCCACCGGCAGCGCGCCGAACACGACCGCCGCGTTGTGGAGGTACGGATCACAGACGAGGGGCTTGCCCTGCTGGACAAGTTGGACGATCCCATCCGCGAGACGACCGAGCGCGTGAGCGCGCATTTGGACGACAGCGAGCACCAGAAGCTCTCGCGACTGCTCGAGACGCTGCGGACCGACCAGGAGTAA
- a CDS encoding glutaredoxin family protein — MRVLLVVLIAVSGWLGVRQIHLAQRAEAEQMAASAEVVVYVTSWCEVCAQARAHLESKGVEYVARDIEKSPEAYDAYRARGGSGGVPLIVIGDEALMGFNPESVDVRLRAAGA; from the coding sequence ATGCGCGTCCTACTCGTCGTTTTGATCGCGGTCTCCGGCTGGCTCGGGGTCCGCCAGATCCACCTCGCGCAGCGCGCCGAGGCGGAGCAAATGGCCGCCAGCGCGGAGGTCGTCGTGTACGTCACCTCGTGGTGCGAGGTCTGCGCCCAGGCACGTGCGCACCTCGAGAGCAAAGGCGTGGAGTACGTCGCGCGCGATATCGAGAAGAGCCCGGAGGCGTACGACGCGTACCGCGCCAGAGGCGGTTCGGGCGGCGTGCCGCTGATCGTGATCGGCGACGAGGCCCTGATGGGGTTCAACCCGGAAAGCGTCGATGTCCGGTTGCGCGCGGCCGGCGCGTGA
- a CDS encoding aminopeptidase P family protein has protein sequence MFSSDTYAARRAALADNMSGLVVVLGNAHAPMNYVDNVYAFRQDGSFLYYVGLDEPGLALGLDADSGEATLYGHEPTMDDVIWEGPLASMGERAAHAGIAATAPPEALADAIRAAQRAGREVHVLPPYRGEHSLRLGRLLGLAPEAVEPSAALIDAVIAQRLVKTGEEVAEIEKAVEVAVHMHETAMRMAQPGRTEHEIAAAMQAVASGAGGFTSFPLIVTKRGETLHNHASNAVLEAGDLLLHDGGGAAPSRYVSDLTRVSPVGGTFSDRQRQVLNTVLAAQEASLAMCAPGVAFREVHDEACRVLASGLADMGLMRGDPAEAVAAGAHALFMPHGLGHAMGLDVHDMEALGEDRVGYGDAATRSTQFGTSNLRFGRPLAAGHVMTVEPGCYFIGALVDKWRAEGTHADFLNFDEIQRWVGLGGVRIEDDIVITDDGHRVLGPELAKTPEAIEAVVQGR, from the coding sequence ATGTTCTCCTCCGACACCTACGCCGCCCGTCGCGCCGCGCTTGCCGACAACATGAGCGGCCTCGTCGTCGTCCTCGGCAACGCCCACGCGCCGATGAACTACGTGGACAACGTCTACGCTTTCCGGCAGGACGGCAGCTTTCTCTACTACGTGGGGTTGGACGAGCCGGGCTTGGCGCTCGGGCTCGACGCCGATAGCGGCGAGGCCACGCTCTACGGCCACGAGCCGACGATGGACGACGTGATCTGGGAAGGGCCTCTGGCGTCTATGGGTGAGCGGGCCGCGCACGCGGGGATCGCCGCGACGGCTCCGCCCGAGGCGCTGGCCGACGCCATTCGAGCGGCGCAGCGCGCGGGCCGAGAGGTGCACGTGCTGCCGCCCTACCGGGGCGAGCACTCGCTCCGGCTGGGCCGCCTGCTCGGCCTCGCGCCAGAGGCGGTGGAGCCGTCCGCGGCGCTGATCGACGCGGTGATCGCGCAGCGCCTCGTCAAAACCGGCGAGGAGGTGGCGGAGATCGAGAAGGCGGTCGAGGTGGCGGTGCACATGCACGAGACGGCGATGCGCATGGCGCAGCCCGGGCGGACGGAGCACGAGATCGCCGCGGCGATGCAGGCCGTGGCCTCTGGCGCGGGCGGGTTCACGTCGTTCCCGCTGATCGTGACCAAGCGCGGCGAGACGCTGCACAACCACGCCTCCAATGCCGTGCTGGAAGCGGGTGACCTGCTCCTGCACGACGGCGGCGGCGCGGCGCCCTCGCGCTACGTCTCGGACCTCACGCGCGTCTCGCCGGTCGGCGGCACGTTCTCGGACCGCCAGCGGCAGGTTCTCAACACTGTTCTAGCCGCGCAAGAGGCCTCGCTCGCGATGTGCGCCCCTGGCGTGGCCTTCCGCGAGGTCCACGACGAGGCGTGCCGCGTTCTCGCCAGCGGCTTGGCGGACATGGGCCTGATGCGCGGCGATCCCGCCGAGGCCGTGGCCGCTGGCGCCCACGCGCTGTTCATGCCGCACGGCCTGGGCCACGCGATGGGGCTGGACGTTCACGACATGGAGGCGCTCGGCGAAGACCGCGTCGGCTACGGTGACGCGGCCACGCGGAGCACGCAGTTCGGGACCTCCAACCTCCGCTTCGGGCGGCCTCTGGCGGCGGGCCACGTGATGACCGTCGAGCCCGGGTGCTACTTCATCGGCGCGCTCGTGGACAAGTGGCGGGCCGAGGGCACGCACGCCGACTTCCTGAACTTCGACGAGATCCAGCGCTGGGTGGGGCTCGGCGGTGTCCGCATCGAGGACGACATCGTGATCACCGACGATGGCCACCGCGTGCTGGGGCCGGAGCTGGCCAAGACGCCAGAGGCCATCGAAGCCGTCGTGCAGGGGCGCTAG
- a CDS encoding alpha/beta fold hydrolase: MPHFKTSSSSPEAEIYYQDCNPTGTETVVLIHGWPLSHRMWEYQVNALTEAGYRVIAYDRRGFGSSAFPWGGYDYDTLAADLYDLLAEVDVQNATIVGFSMGGGEVARYFGRYGSERVGKAVFVSSVAPFMLKTADNPDGVPQEVFDDMLANVKKDRPAFLDGFGKDFVNYDKLSDKVSEAILHYNGQIARMAQPYATQQCIPAFGTTDFRPDMAKIDVPTMFVHGDADQIVPLKVSAEQGHKMVSGSRLEVLKDAPHGLNDTHTEKLNSLLLDFLKS, encoded by the coding sequence ATGCCACATTTCAAAACGTCCTCGTCCTCGCCAGAGGCCGAGATCTACTACCAAGACTGCAACCCCACCGGCACTGAAACGGTCGTGCTGATCCACGGCTGGCCGCTGAGTCATCGGATGTGGGAGTACCAAGTCAACGCTCTTACCGAGGCGGGGTACCGCGTGATCGCGTACGACCGCCGCGGCTTCGGCTCTTCCGCGTTCCCGTGGGGCGGGTACGACTACGACACCCTCGCAGCCGATCTCTACGACCTGCTGGCTGAGGTCGACGTTCAGAACGCGACCATCGTCGGCTTTTCCATGGGCGGCGGCGAGGTCGCGCGCTACTTCGGCCGGTATGGCTCGGAGCGCGTCGGCAAGGCCGTGTTCGTGTCGTCCGTTGCGCCGTTCATGCTCAAGACCGCGGACAACCCCGATGGCGTCCCGCAAGAGGTGTTCGACGACATGCTCGCGAACGTCAAAAAAGACCGCCCCGCCTTTCTCGACGGCTTCGGCAAGGACTTCGTCAACTACGATAAGCTGAGCGACAAAGTCAGCGAGGCGATCCTGCACTACAACGGGCAGATCGCGCGGATGGCGCAGCCGTACGCCACGCAGCAGTGCATCCCCGCCTTTGGAACAACGGACTTCCGCCCCGACATGGCGAAAATCGACGTGCCGACGATGTTCGTCCACGGCGACGCCGACCAGATCGTGCCGCTCAAGGTCTCGGCCGAGCAGGGCCACAAGATGGTCAGCGGTAGCCGTCTCGAAGTGCTCAAGGACGCGCCGCACGGCCTGAACGACACGCACACCGAGAAGCTCAACAGCCTGCTGCTAGACTTCCTCAAGTCCTAG